A stretch of Pangasianodon hypophthalmus isolate fPanHyp1 chromosome 9, fPanHyp1.pri, whole genome shotgun sequence DNA encodes these proteins:
- the afg3l1 gene encoding AFG3-like protein 1, whose amino-acid sequence MALMVGLLSAAAAPVRFGLRRTLQRSSLTAALGKVPSAIINAQTNRNLTLNYLKPLWTVNNPWSTSILYSGNTSKDGQPGGPERQSSGGGKKGGKRDWKSRLQQGDIPWDDNDFRYMAVTVAGVASALLYLYLRDPGNEITWKDFVHRYLARGLVDSLEVINKQFVRVILVPGADASNGSYVWFNIGSVDTFERNLEAAHYELGLEPSNRVAVVYRSKSDGSFIKSIIPTLLLIGFLLFTLRRASMGAGGGGGKGRGLFGMSESPAKMMKDNIEVKFKDVAGCEEAKLEILEFVNFLKNPQQYQDLGAKIPKGAVLSGPPGTGKTLLAKATAGEANVPFITVNGSEFLEMFVGVGPARVRDMFAMARKNAPCILFIDEIDAVGRKRGGGNFGGQSEQENTLNQLLVEMDGFNSSTNVVVLAGTNRPDILDPALMRPGRFDRQIYIGPPDIKGRASIFKVHLRPLKLDPSLDPDALARKMSASTPGFTGADIANVCNEAALIAARHLSGAVNTKHFEQAIDRVIGGLEKKTQVLQPTEKKTVAYHEAGHAIVGWFLEHADPLLKVSIIPRGKGLGYAQYLPKEQYLYTREQLFDRMCMMMGGRVAEQVFFGRITTGAQDDLKKVTQSAYAQIVQFGMSEKVGQVSFDLPRQGDMVLEKPYSEATAELIDQEVRELVDSAYQRTLKLITEKRDLVEKVGKRLLEKEVLDKADMVELLGPRPFEEKSTYEEFVDGTGSFEEDTSLPEGLKDWNKEKEKNQDEVETSQKKQAA is encoded by the exons ATGGCTCTGATGGTGGGCTTGCTCTCGGCGGCTGCTGCGCCTGTCCGCTTTGGGCTGAGAAGGACTTTACAGCGCTCTTCACTCACTGCTGCTCTTGGAAAAGTTCCATCAGCCATAATAAATGCCCAAACTAACAGG AACCTGACGTTGAATTACCTGAAGCCACTGTGGACTGTAAATAATCCCTGGTCTACGTCTATACTTTACTCAGGCAACACTTCTAAAG ATGGACAGCCAGGTGGACCAGAGCGTCAGTCGAGTggaggaggaaagaaaggagggaagagagactGGAAAAGCCGTTTACAACAG GGTGATATTCCATGGGATGATAATGATTTCCGCTACATGGCGGTCACAGTGGCAGGCGTCGCATCTGCCCTGCTCTACTTATACCTCCGTGATCCAGGCAATGAGATTACTTGGAAAGACTTTGTCCATCGCTACCTGGCCAGAGGACTA GTTGACAGTTTGGAGGTCATTAACAAGCAGTTTGTCAGAGTCATCCTAGTCCCAGGAGCAGACGCTTCAAATGGA aGCTATGTATGGTTCAACATTGGCAGTGTAGACACCTTTGAGAGAAATCTAGAGGCAGCTCACTATGAGTTGGGACTGGAGCCCTCGAACAGAGTGGCGGTGGTGTACCGCTCAAAGAGTGATGG GTCTTTTATTAAGAGCATCATTCCTACTTTGCTGCTGATTGGTTTTCTGCTCTTCACCCTACGACGAGCATCAATGGGTgcaggtggaggtggtggaAAGGGGCGTGGGCTTTTTGGCATGAGTGAATCCCCTGCCAAGATGATGAAGGACAACATAGAAGTGAAGTTTAAAGATGTAGCTGGGTGTGAGGAGGCAAAACTGGAGATCCTAGAATTTGTCAACTTTCTGAAGAACCCACAACAGTACCAGGACCTGGGTGCTAAGATCCCTAAG GGTGCTGTGCTGTCAGGACCTCCAGGAACAGGCAAGACTCTGCTGGCCAAAGCCACTGCGGGAGAAGCCAACGTCCCCTTTATAACTGTCAATGGCTCCGAATTCCTTGAGATGTTTGTGGGAGTCGGTCCAGCCAGG GTGAGGGACATGTTTGCTATGGCGAGGAAGAACGCTCCATGCATCCTTTTCATCGATGAGATTGATGCGGTTGGCAGGAAGAGAGGTGGAGGAAACTTTGGTGGTCAGAGTGAGCAGGAGAACACCCTCAACCAGCTGCTTGTGGAAATGGATG GTTTCAACAGCAGTACGAATGTTGTGGTCTTGGCTGGCACAAACAGACCTGACATCCTGGACCCTGCTCTGATGCGGCCTGGGAGATTTGACAGGCAGATTTACATAG GTCCACCTGATATAAAGGGCAGAGCCTCTATCTTTAAGGTTCACCTGAGGCCCCTCAAACTGGACCCAAGTCTAGACCCAGATGCACTTGCTAGGAAAATGTCTGCTTCCACCCCTGGTTTCACAG GAGCTGACATTGCAAATGTGTGTAACGAAGCTGCCCTAATTGCTGCCAGACATCTCAGTGGAGCTGTCAATACCAAACACTTTGAACAGGCCATTGACAGAGTGATCGGAG GTCTCGAGAAAAAGACACAAGTCTTGCAGCCCACTGAGAAGAAGACGGTGGCTTATCATGAGGCTGGCCATGCTATAGTCGGCTGGTTCCTCGAGCACGCTGACCCACTACTCAAG GTTTCTATTATTCCACGTGGGAAAGGTCTGGGCTATGCGCAGTACCTACCTAAAGAGCAGTACCTGTACACGCGAGAGCAGCTGTTTGACAGGATGTGCATGATGATGGGTGGTCGCGTGGCTGAGCAGGTTTTCTTTGGCAGAATTACCACTGGCGCTCAGGATGACCTGAAGAAAGTCACACAGTCAGCCTACGCTCAG ATCGTGCAGTTTGGGATGAGTGAAAAGGTGGGCCAGGTGTCGTTTGATCTGCCAAGGCAGGGCGACATGGTGCTAGAGAAGCCCTACAGTGAGGCCACGGCAGAGCTCATCGATCAGGAGGTCAGAGAACTGGTGGACAGTGCCTACCAAAGAACCCTGAAGCTCATCACAGAGAAACGTGACCTGGTTGAAAAG gtGGGAAAGCGTCTCCTGGAAAAAGAGGTGCTGGACAAAGCTGACATGGTGGAGCTGCTTGGGCCCAGGCCGTTTGAGGAGAAATCCACCTATGAGGAGTTTGTGGATGGAACAGGCAGCTTTGAAGAGGACACGAGCCTACCTGAGGGGCTAAAGGACTGGAACAAGGAAAAGGAGAAGAACCAGGATGAGGTGGAAACCTCCCAAAAGAAACAGGCAGCTTAA